Proteins encoded within one genomic window of Saccharopolyspora pogona:
- the pdxS gene encoding pyridoxal 5'-phosphate synthase lyase subunit PdxS — MTTVDAKDTTGNAQTGTDGVKRGMAEMLKGGVIMDVVTPEQAKIAEAAGAVAVMALERVPADIRVQGGVARMSDPDMIEGIIDAVSIPVMAKARIGHFVEAQVLQSLGADYIDESEVLTPADEVNHIDKWAFTVPFVCGATNLGEALRRISEGAAMIRSKGEAGTGNVVEATRHMRQIRAEMRRLSVLSDDELYVAAKELRAPVQLVREIAKTGKLPVVLFTAGGIATPADAAMMRQLGAEGVFVGSGIFKSGDPAKRAEAIVKATTFYDDPDVIAKVSRGLGEAMVGINLDDLTEQQRYAQRGW, encoded by the coding sequence GTGACGACCGTCGACGCCAAGGACACCACCGGCAACGCCCAGACCGGTACGGACGGGGTCAAGCGGGGCATGGCCGAAATGCTCAAGGGCGGCGTGATCATGGACGTGGTGACGCCCGAGCAGGCCAAGATCGCCGAGGCCGCCGGTGCGGTCGCGGTGATGGCGCTGGAGCGGGTGCCCGCCGACATCCGCGTCCAGGGCGGTGTAGCCCGGATGTCCGACCCGGACATGATCGAGGGCATCATCGACGCCGTGTCCATCCCCGTGATGGCCAAGGCGCGCATCGGCCACTTCGTCGAGGCGCAGGTGCTGCAGTCGCTGGGCGCGGACTACATCGACGAGTCCGAGGTGCTCACCCCGGCCGACGAGGTCAACCACATCGACAAGTGGGCGTTCACCGTGCCGTTCGTGTGCGGCGCGACCAACCTCGGCGAGGCCCTGCGGCGCATCTCCGAAGGCGCGGCGATGATCCGCTCCAAGGGCGAAGCCGGCACCGGGAACGTCGTCGAGGCGACCCGGCACATGCGGCAGATCCGCGCCGAGATGCGGCGGCTCTCGGTGCTCAGCGACGACGAGCTCTACGTCGCGGCGAAGGAGCTGCGCGCGCCGGTGCAGCTGGTCCGGGAGATCGCCAAGACCGGGAAGCTGCCGGTCGTGCTGTTCACCGCGGGCGGCATCGCGACCCCTGCCGACGCGGCGATGATGCGCCAGCTGGGTGCGGAAGGGGTCTTCGTCGGCTCGGGCATCTTCAAGTCCGGCGACCCCGCGAAGCGCGCCGAGGCGATCGTCAAGGCGACGACGTTCTACGACGACCCGGACGTGATCGCGAAGGTCTCCCGGGGCCTAGGCGAGGCGATGGTCGGCATCAACCTCGACGACCTCACCGAGCAGCAGCGCTACGCCCAACGCGGCTGGTAA
- a CDS encoding helix-turn-helix domain-containing protein produces MSETENTAAAPPLETIAASLRRERDRAGLTLTELARRAGIAKSTLSQLESGTGNPSVETLWALGVALGVPFSRLVDPPTPQVRVVRAGQVPLVRSEQSAYAAALLSSGRSGARRDLYVLELEPGRVRRADAHIPGSVEHVVLTAGRLRAGPEENPVELEVGDYISFSGDVPHVYEALEPSTKAVLVMEHA; encoded by the coding sequence ATGAGTGAGACCGAGAACACCGCGGCCGCGCCGCCGCTGGAGACCATCGCCGCTTCCCTGCGCCGCGAACGCGACCGCGCCGGGCTGACCCTCACCGAACTCGCCCGGCGCGCCGGGATCGCGAAGTCCACCCTGTCGCAGCTCGAATCCGGCACCGGGAACCCCAGCGTGGAAACGCTGTGGGCGCTCGGCGTGGCGCTGGGCGTGCCGTTCAGCCGTCTCGTCGACCCGCCGACTCCGCAGGTGCGGGTCGTCCGGGCCGGTCAGGTCCCGCTCGTGCGCTCGGAGCAGTCGGCCTACGCCGCGGCGCTGCTGTCCTCGGGCCGCTCCGGCGCCCGCCGCGACCTCTACGTCCTGGAACTGGAACCGGGCAGGGTCCGCCGCGCGGACGCCCACATCCCGGGTTCGGTGGAGCACGTCGTCCTCACCGCGGGGCGCCTGCGAGCGGGCCCGGAGGAGAACCCGGTGGAACTGGAGGTGGGCGATTACATCTCCTTCTCCGGCGACGTCCCCCACGTCTACGAAGCCCTCGAACCGAGCACCAAGGCGGTCCTCGTCATGGAACACGCCTGA